One window of Phycisphaeraceae bacterium genomic DNA carries:
- a CDS encoding GNAT family N-acetyltransferase, which yields MAKRVRDTKPVEYRIRRLRASDYEALVALQHRCFPGMIPWKREQIESQLRLFPEGQIVLQAGKKIIGSSSSLIVSFDHYSAWSDWKEITDHGMIRNHDPKGDTLYGMEIMIDPEFRGLKLSRRLYDARKDLVRELNLRRIIIGGRIPGYGKHTHRMTAEQYVERVRRKQLVDPVLTPQMSNGFVLRGLLPNYLPSDLESAGYATFLEWTNPAFKAPDAEYSHRKAQVRLCLVQYLMRRVKSFAEFEAIVANFVDLASDYRSDFVLFPELFSTQLLSILPAQRPGAGARRLAGFFPKLREMFTRLAVRHNVNIIDGSHFRIDGEHLYNVVSLYRRNGTASHQKKIHITPHERKWWGVTPGEGPLAVFDTDRGKIGVLICYDVEFPELSRILASKGANILFVPFNTDERYGYLRVRHCAQARAIENQVYVAIAGCAGLLAGVANADLHYSQLGIFTPSDFPFARDAVASESMPNIETVIVHDVDVELLRRNRVEGTVRPFSDRRSDLYSIMSKSMERHEEI from the coding sequence ATGGCCAAACGAGTCCGCGATACCAAGCCGGTTGAGTACAGAATCCGGAGGCTCCGCGCATCGGACTACGAGGCGCTGGTGGCGCTGCAGCACCGGTGCTTTCCGGGGATGATCCCGTGGAAGCGAGAACAGATCGAGAGCCAGCTCAGGCTCTTCCCCGAGGGGCAGATCGTTCTGCAGGCGGGCAAGAAGATCATCGGGAGTTCGTCGAGCCTGATCGTGTCGTTCGATCACTACAGCGCGTGGTCGGATTGGAAAGAGATCACCGATCACGGCATGATCCGCAACCACGATCCGAAGGGCGACACGCTCTACGGCATGGAGATCATGATCGATCCGGAGTTTCGCGGGCTGAAACTCTCGCGGCGGCTGTACGACGCGCGGAAGGATCTCGTGCGCGAGCTCAACCTTCGGCGCATCATCATCGGCGGGCGCATCCCCGGGTACGGCAAGCACACGCACCGGATGACGGCGGAGCAGTATGTCGAGCGCGTGCGGCGGAAACAACTGGTGGACCCGGTGCTGACGCCCCAGATGTCCAACGGCTTTGTCCTGCGCGGGCTGCTCCCGAACTATCTGCCGAGCGATCTCGAATCGGCGGGGTACGCGACGTTTCTCGAGTGGACCAATCCGGCGTTCAAGGCGCCCGATGCGGAATACTCGCACCGCAAGGCGCAGGTGCGGCTGTGCCTTGTTCAGTATCTGATGAGGCGGGTGAAGTCGTTCGCGGAGTTCGAGGCGATCGTCGCGAACTTTGTGGATCTCGCGTCGGACTATCGCTCGGACTTCGTGCTCTTTCCAGAGCTGTTCAGCACGCAGCTTCTCTCGATTCTTCCGGCGCAGCGGCCGGGGGCCGGGGCGCGCCGGCTGGCAGGGTTCTTCCCAAAGCTCCGCGAGATGTTCACGCGGCTGGCGGTGCGGCACAACGTCAACATCATCGACGGCTCGCACTTCCGGATCGACGGCGAGCATCTGTACAACGTCGTGAGCCTGTACCGGCGGAACGGCACGGCGTCGCACCAGAAGAAGATCCACATCACGCCGCACGAACGGAAGTGGTGGGGCGTGACGCCGGGCGAGGGGCCGCTGGCGGTGTTCGACACGGATCGGGGCAAGATCGGCGTCCTGATCTGCTACGACGTGGAGTTTCCGGAGTTGTCGCGGATCCTGGCTTCGAAGGGCGCGAACATTTTGTTTGTGCCGTTCAACACCGACGAGCGGTATGGGTATCTGCGGGTGCGGCACTGTGCGCAGGCGCGGGCGATCGAGAACCAGGTGTACGTGGCGATCGCGGGGTGCGCCGGGCTGCTGGCGGGCGTGGCGAACGCGGACCTGCATTACTCGCAGCTCGGCATTTTCACGCCGTCGGACTTTCCGTTTGCGCGCGACGCGGTGGCGTCGGAGAGCATGCCGAACATCGAGACGGTGATCGTGCACGATGTGGACGTGGAACTGCTCCGGCGCAACCGCGTCGAGGGTACGGTGAGGCCGTTTTCGGATCGGCGATCCGATCTGTATTCGATCATGTCGAAGTCGATGGAGAGGCACGAGGAGATCTGA
- the ppk1 gene encoding polyphosphate kinase 1 has translation MTQAESNFVKPDSVVSNGATPPLSISGTPESSEPTWEGPRFFNRDLSWLEFNRRVLRQAADQRVPLLDRMKFLAIFTSNLDEFFMKRVGLLRRLMQSEPDSLSHDGMTPRQQLVAIRAVVNELVAEQGQIYTTDVLPALTAADIHIISYKDLPARDKRYVDEWYRAHIFASLTPLAVDSGHKFPFISNLSDNISVLTSPPPRVGHQAALHGIEDDEPRFARVKIPVGAGVRRFIPIPTRPGARAGKRVDRFVPLLEVISHNLGDLFPGVRILEQAAFRVTRSAGVQRDDMIEMGTGSLMRSVEEDLKQRRFARAVRLELDSRASQDLRQWLLDKLSLVPQDVYEHPAIDFASLFEIAEVDRPDLKERPYRPVVPARFAMSMKGGAPGALSALSAPGIAASASAAANFFASIRKQDVLVHHPYESFKHSVERFIAAAAGDPDVVAIKQTLYRTTPDSPFVENLIRAAESGKQVACLVELRARFDEGRNVRFARQLEKAGVHVAYGVAGLKTHCKTSLVVRHERTGLRCYAHLGTGNYHPKTAQLYTDVGLFTCDPEITGDLVTLFNYLTGISAPQNYSHLLVAPFTMRQRFNYLIDREMEFARRGQPCGITAKINAMEDREVAEKLYKASQAGVPITLIVRGFCCLRPGVPGLSENIKVVSVIGRFLEHSRIFHFQSGVADPLDGEWLISSADWMYRNLSNRVEVAVPIRDRDARRKLNRIFEVALLDQRNAWDLQPDGTYVQRRANEDAEPDSPQASGTFNTLMWEAGGQ, from the coding sequence GTGACACAGGCCGAGTCGAACTTTGTGAAGCCCGATTCCGTTGTTTCGAACGGGGCGACGCCGCCTTTATCGATCTCGGGTACGCCGGAGAGCAGCGAGCCGACGTGGGAAGGCCCGCGGTTCTTCAATCGCGACCTCTCGTGGCTCGAGTTCAATCGGCGGGTGCTGCGGCAGGCGGCGGATCAGCGGGTGCCGCTGCTGGACCGGATGAAGTTCCTTGCGATCTTCACGAGCAACCTCGACGAGTTTTTCATGAAGCGCGTGGGCCTGCTGCGCCGGCTGATGCAGAGCGAGCCGGATTCGCTGAGCCATGACGGGATGACGCCCCGGCAGCAACTGGTGGCGATCCGCGCCGTGGTGAACGAGCTGGTTGCGGAACAGGGTCAGATCTACACAACGGATGTCCTGCCGGCGCTGACGGCGGCGGACATCCACATCATCAGCTACAAGGATCTGCCGGCGCGCGACAAGCGGTATGTGGATGAGTGGTATCGCGCGCACATCTTCGCGTCGCTGACGCCGCTCGCGGTCGATTCGGGGCACAAGTTTCCATTTATCTCGAACTTGTCGGACAACATCAGCGTGCTGACGTCGCCTCCGCCCCGGGTTGGTCATCAGGCGGCGCTGCACGGGATTGAGGACGATGAGCCGCGGTTTGCGCGGGTGAAGATTCCGGTGGGCGCGGGCGTGCGACGGTTTATTCCGATCCCGACGCGGCCGGGGGCGCGGGCCGGGAAGCGGGTGGACAGATTCGTGCCGCTGCTTGAAGTGATCAGCCACAACCTGGGAGACTTGTTTCCGGGGGTTCGGATCCTGGAGCAGGCGGCGTTCCGTGTGACGCGTTCGGCGGGCGTGCAGCGCGACGACATGATCGAGATGGGCACAGGTTCGCTCATGCGTTCGGTGGAAGAGGACCTGAAGCAGCGCCGGTTTGCGCGGGCGGTGCGGCTGGAACTCGATTCGCGGGCGAGCCAGGACCTGCGGCAGTGGCTGCTGGACAAACTGAGTCTTGTGCCGCAGGACGTGTACGAGCATCCTGCGATCGACTTTGCATCGCTGTTCGAGATCGCGGAGGTGGATCGGCCGGACCTGAAGGAGCGGCCGTACCGGCCGGTGGTTCCGGCGCGGTTCGCGATGTCGATGAAGGGGGGCGCTCCCGGCGCCTTGAGCGCGCTGAGCGCGCCGGGGATCGCGGCGAGCGCCTCGGCGGCGGCGAACTTCTTCGCGTCGATCCGCAAGCAGGACGTGCTGGTGCACCATCCGTACGAGAGCTTCAAGCACTCGGTGGAGCGGTTTATTGCCGCGGCGGCGGGCGACCCGGACGTGGTGGCGATCAAGCAGACGCTCTATCGAACGACGCCGGATTCACCGTTTGTGGAGAACCTGATCCGCGCTGCGGAAAGCGGGAAGCAGGTGGCGTGCCTCGTCGAGCTGCGGGCGCGGTTTGATGAGGGGCGCAACGTGCGGTTTGCGAGGCAGCTCGAAAAGGCGGGCGTGCACGTCGCGTATGGTGTTGCGGGGCTGAAGACGCACTGCAAGACGTCGCTGGTGGTGCGTCATGAGCGGACGGGGCTGCGCTGCTATGCGCACCTCGGCACGGGAAACTATCACCCGAAGACGGCGCAGCTCTACACCGACGTGGGGTTGTTCACGTGCGACCCGGAGATCACGGGCGACCTGGTCACGCTTTTCAATTACCTGACCGGGATTTCGGCGCCGCAGAACTACTCGCACTTGCTTGTCGCGCCGTTCACGATGCGGCAGCGGTTCAACTACCTGATCGATCGCGAGATGGAGTTTGCGCGGCGCGGGCAGCCCTGCGGCATCACGGCGAAGATCAATGCGATGGAAGACCGCGAGGTCGCGGAGAAGCTGTACAAGGCATCGCAGGCGGGCGTGCCGATCACTTTGATCGTGCGCGGGTTCTGCTGCCTGCGGCCGGGCGTGCCGGGCTTGTCTGAGAACATCAAGGTCGTGAGCGTGATCGGGCGGTTCCTCGAGCACTCGCGCATCTTCCACTTCCAGAGCGGAGTGGCGGATCCATTGGACGGCGAGTGGCTGATCAGCAGCGCCGACTGGATGTACCGGAACCTCTCGAACCGCGTGGAGGTTGCGGTGCCGATCCGCGATCGGGATGCGCGGCGGAAGCTGAATCGGATCTTTGAGGTTGCGCTGCTCGATCAGCGGAACGCGTGGGACCTGCAGCCGGACGGGACGTACGTGCAGCGCCGGGCAAACGAGGACGCGGAGCCGGATTCGCCGCAGGCATCGGGCACGTTCAATACGTTGATGTGGGAAGCGGGGGGGCAGTAG
- a CDS encoding universal stress protein, translated as MSTQPAASPPIRTILVPTGFSDLSKHAARYARAIAPVFGASVIVVHAAELPPPAAETAAMIPATAPAPDMAALLESARNGVDVFVRENLEGVEVRTIVTVGSPDHEIVQAAVREGADLIVMGTHAQGVLKRLVFGSISKSVVESAPCPVLLVPLRG; from the coding sequence ATGTCAACGCAGCCCGCGGCGAGCCCGCCGATCAGGACGATCCTTGTTCCGACGGGTTTTTCGGACTTGTCGAAGCATGCCGCGAGGTATGCAAGGGCGATCGCGCCGGTGTTCGGGGCGAGCGTGATCGTCGTGCACGCGGCGGAGCTTCCGCCACCGGCGGCGGAAACCGCGGCGATGATCCCCGCGACGGCGCCGGCGCCGGACATGGCGGCGCTGCTCGAGAGCGCGCGGAACGGAGTCGATGTCTTTGTGAGAGAGAACCTTGAGGGCGTCGAGGTTCGGACGATCGTGACGGTCGGTTCGCCGGATCATGAGATCGTGCAGGCGGCGGTCCGCGAGGGCGCGGACCTGATCGTGATGGGGACGCACGCGCAGGGCGTGCTGAAGCGGCTGGTGTTCGGATCGATCAGCAAGTCGGTGGTGGAGTCGGCCCCGTGCCCGGTGCTGCTGGTGCCGCTGAGAGGGTGA
- a CDS encoding P-II family nitrogen regulator, with protein sequence MKLIIAIIRPERVQAVQDALQKTLDEGDNYRLTVASVDGHGRAVGEIEYFRGQQVRTRMAQKAQITIGVNDAYVERAIDAIVSAARGANGGEIGDGKIFVLPLEQCVRIRTGERGGSAI encoded by the coding sequence GTGAAACTCATCATCGCGATCATCAGGCCCGAGCGCGTGCAAGCAGTGCAGGACGCGCTGCAAAAGACCCTGGATGAAGGCGACAACTACCGGCTCACGGTCGCCTCGGTCGACGGCCACGGGCGCGCCGTGGGAGAAATCGAGTACTTCCGCGGGCAGCAGGTGCGCACACGCATGGCGCAGAAGGCGCAGATCACCATCGGCGTGAACGATGCGTATGTCGAGCGCGCGATCGATGCGATTGTTTCGGCGGCGCGCGGGGCCAACGGCGGAGAGATCGGCGACGGCAAGATCTTTGTGCTGCCGCTCGAGCAGTGCGTGCGGATCCGGACGGGAGAGCGCGGCGGGAGCGCGATCTGA
- the rsmD gene encoding 16S rRNA (guanine(966)-N(2))-methyltransferase RsmD, protein MRIIAGEFRSRKLFTPPDAEVTRPIPDRVKESLFGLLRGHIEGSEIFDGFAGTGAIGLEALSRGAKHVVFVEQNRQIARVLKQNIDMLNVGDRVGLVQSDVLGMGAISRCPREARVIFLDPPYPLAEDPLGWRRITSAMQELAKNLTPDGFIIVRTPWPFFETEQEPEASQPAHKPKGKWKKEDKDRWNKSDWQDEDRIDSRRSPRVDNSANNKSSRNPSRGTLLSGSAQDEDPFGDEWEEIDPLDAQAMAQGMTEPMTEESELSESPAATPKTPRKHAELKIPGLKGPETHIYRHTAVHFYMRQ, encoded by the coding sequence ATGCGCATCATCGCGGGCGAGTTCCGCTCTCGAAAACTCTTTACGCCCCCCGACGCCGAGGTCACGCGCCCCATCCCCGATCGCGTCAAGGAATCGCTCTTCGGTCTCCTCCGCGGCCACATCGAAGGCAGCGAAATCTTCGACGGCTTCGCCGGCACCGGCGCGATCGGCCTCGAAGCGCTCTCGCGCGGTGCAAAGCACGTCGTCTTCGTCGAGCAAAACCGCCAGATCGCCCGCGTCCTCAAGCAGAACATCGACATGCTCAACGTCGGCGATCGCGTCGGCCTCGTCCAGAGCGATGTCCTGGGCATGGGCGCGATCTCGCGCTGCCCGCGCGAGGCCCGCGTGATCTTTCTCGATCCTCCCTACCCGCTCGCCGAAGACCCGCTCGGCTGGCGCCGCATCACGAGCGCGATGCAGGAACTCGCCAAAAACCTCACGCCCGACGGCTTCATCATCGTGCGCACGCCCTGGCCCTTCTTCGAAACCGAGCAGGAGCCCGAGGCTTCGCAGCCCGCGCACAAGCCAAAGGGAAAATGGAAAAAAGAAGACAAAGACCGCTGGAACAAGTCCGACTGGCAGGATGAAGACCGCATCGATTCGCGCCGCTCCCCGCGCGTGGACAATTCCGCCAACAACAAATCAAGCCGCAACCCCTCCCGCGGCACGCTCCTCTCCGGCTCCGCGCAGGACGAAGACCCATTCGGCGACGAATGGGAAGAAATCGATCCGCTCGATGCCCAAGCGATGGCCCAGGGCATGACCGAGCCAATGACCGAGGAAAGCGAACTCTCCGAGTCGCCCGCCGCCACGCCGAAAACTCCACGCAAACACGCCGAACTCAAGATCCCCGGCTTGAAAGGCCCTGAAACCCACATCTACCGCCACACCGCGGTGCATTTCTACATGCGGCAATAG
- a CDS encoding ammonium transporter, producing the protein MFDLLAGGVLLALADPPAADGVVRAAAPVVQAAPEIDSGSTAWMLMSSAMVLLMVPGLALFYGGMVRRKNVLTTMLHSFVAMAIIGLQWVLIGYCLAFGKSIGGFIGWSPEYIALNGISPGALYGDKHVPELVFAMFQGKFAIITPALIAGAVAERMSFRAYILFIILWSTFVYCPLAHWVWASGGWLYEKGVLDFAGGTVVHIASGVSALALVFLVGNRRDYPDGAIMPNSLVLTLTGAGLLWFGWFGFNAGSAVAVESPVAGTTAVLAFTTTQTAAAAAALVWMLLEWRHTGKPTSLGVASGIVAGLVAITPAAGHVTPMWAIVIGAGGSVFCYFAVQLKARHRRDDSLDAFGVHGIGGMWGAIATGIFCFTPVAGLVNGGGFGQVGLQLLGVVVTIVFACVMTLIIGSIVKALVGLRVTDAQERDGLDITIHGERGYHL; encoded by the coding sequence ATGTTCGATCTGCTCGCCGGGGGAGTCTTGCTCGCGCTCGCCGATCCGCCGGCTGCGGACGGAGTGGTGCGTGCCGCGGCGCCGGTCGTTCAGGCGGCGCCGGAAATCGATTCGGGCAGCACGGCTTGGATGCTGATGTCGTCGGCGATGGTGCTGTTGATGGTGCCGGGTCTGGCGCTTTTCTACGGCGGCATGGTGCGCCGGAAGAATGTGCTGACGACGATGCTGCATTCGTTTGTGGCGATGGCGATCATCGGGCTTCAGTGGGTGCTGATCGGTTATTGCCTCGCGTTTGGAAAGTCGATCGGCGGGTTCATCGGATGGAGCCCGGAGTACATCGCCCTTAATGGGATCTCGCCGGGCGCGCTCTACGGTGACAAGCACGTGCCCGAACTGGTTTTTGCGATGTTCCAGGGCAAGTTTGCGATCATCACGCCGGCGCTGATTGCCGGCGCTGTGGCGGAGCGGATGAGTTTTCGCGCATACATCCTGTTCATCATCCTCTGGTCCACTTTTGTGTATTGCCCTTTGGCGCACTGGGTCTGGGCGAGCGGCGGCTGGCTCTATGAGAAGGGCGTGCTCGACTTTGCGGGAGGAACGGTGGTGCACATCGCGTCGGGCGTTTCGGCGCTGGCGCTGGTTTTTCTGGTCGGAAATCGGCGCGACTATCCGGATGGCGCGATCATGCCCAATAGCCTGGTGCTGACGCTGACAGGCGCGGGGTTGCTCTGGTTCGGCTGGTTCGGATTCAACGCCGGCAGCGCGGTGGCGGTCGAAAGCCCGGTCGCGGGAACGACGGCGGTGCTCGCGTTCACGACGACGCAGACCGCAGCGGCGGCGGCGGCGCTTGTCTGGATGCTTCTCGAATGGCGCCACACGGGCAAACCGACCAGCCTGGGGGTTGCGTCGGGGATCGTGGCGGGGCTTGTCGCGATCACGCCGGCGGCGGGACATGTGACGCCGATGTGGGCGATCGTGATCGGCGCCGGCGGCTCGGTCTTTTGTTACTTCGCCGTCCAGCTCAAGGCCCGACATCGAAGGGACGATTCACTGGACGCGTTCGGTGTGCACGGTATCGGCGGCATGTGGGGGGCGATCGCGACCGGCATCTTCTGCTTTACTCCGGTGGCCGGCCTTGTGAACGGCGGTGGATTCGGGCAGGTGGGGCTGCAGCTGCTCGGGGTCGTCGTGACGATCGTCTTTGCTTGCGTCATGACACTGATCATCGGTTCTATCGTGAAGGCTCTGGTCGGGCTCCGTGTGACCGACGCGCAGGAGCGCGACGGTCTTGATATCACCATCCACGGCGAGCGGGGGTATCACCTGTGA
- a CDS encoding GNAT family N-acetyltransferase translates to MPTSFHIRPAIPADMPGVGAMQHACWMHAYKGLLDDAFLAQLTPEGIAGYHAKHFDAAGNHAAPGMPFFVAELLPREHPRETPRRETTIRETPARTNPILGMVRGGPTRAKSASGDTVPPEVVTRYPFELFGIHVAHDLHRSGIGRALFSEYARAARALGHSSLVLWVLSDNAPAIAFYKSLGGTPVANSPLTLGTKQYPQTAYAWSDLRAFSK, encoded by the coding sequence GTGCCCACGTCCTTCCACATCCGCCCCGCAATCCCCGCCGACATGCCCGGCGTCGGCGCGATGCAGCACGCCTGCTGGATGCACGCGTACAAGGGACTTCTCGACGACGCCTTCCTCGCGCAGCTCACGCCCGAAGGAATCGCCGGTTACCACGCCAAGCATTTCGACGCCGCCGGCAATCACGCCGCGCCCGGCATGCCCTTCTTCGTCGCCGAACTCCTGCCGCGCGAACACCCCCGCGAAACCCCCCGTCGCGAAACCACCATTCGCGAAACGCCCGCACGCACCAACCCGATCCTCGGCATGGTCCGCGGCGGCCCCACCCGCGCCAAGTCCGCCTCGGGCGACACAGTCCCGCCCGAAGTCGTCACGCGCTACCCCTTCGAACTCTTCGGCATCCACGTCGCCCACGACCTGCACCGCAGCGGCATCGGCCGCGCTCTCTTTTCTGAATACGCCCGCGCCGCCCGCGCCCTCGGCCACAGCTCGCTCGTCCTCTGGGTGCTCAGCGACAACGCGCCCGCCATCGCCTTCTACAAATCACTCGGCGGCACACCGGTCGCCAATAGCCCGCTCACCCTCGGCACAAAGCAATACCCCCAAACCGCGTACGCCTGGAGCGACCTCCGCGCATTCTCAAAGTAG